Genomic DNA from Acidimicrobiales bacterium:
GGGCGAAGTCCTTCGCCGCTCGAGCGGCCTGGCGCTCCTCGGCAAGGGCCTGCACCTCGGGTGGCACGTCGGCACCACCGGTGTTGATGACGAGACCGAGCGTGTCGGCGATGAGCAGCGCACCGGCGGCAGCCGTGGCCGCCGCGTCGTCGTTGCCGGCGTCGAGTGCCGAGTTCGTCTCGCGGACGAGACGGAACATTTGGTCGACCGCACCCGGGGTGTCGAGATCGTCGTCCATCACCGACGTGAATCGCTCGACTGCGGCCGGATCCGGGTCGCCGCCAAGCGCAGCGGTCCGACGACCGAAGGCGTCGAGCCGACCCAGCGCCGCCTCGGCGTTGTTGAGCGTGGTGTCGGTGATCTCGATCGGTGACCGATAATGCGACTGCAGGACCAGCAGGCGGTAGGCCCGCTGGTCGTACTGCTCGGTCAGGTCGAGCAGGTTGGTCACGTTCCCGAGCGACTTGGACATCTTCTCGCCTTCGAGTTCGACGAACCCGTTGTGCATCCAATGCTTGGCGAACGGACGGTCGACGGCGATGGCCTGCGCCCGCTCGTTCTCGTGGTGCGGGAACGCAAGATCGAGTCCGCCGGTGTGCAGATCGAACCCCTCGCCGAGGAGGTCGAGGCTCATCACGACACATTCGGTGTGCCATCCCGGGCGGCCGTCACCCCACGGTGAGGGCCACGACGGCTCACCTTCCTTGGTGAACTTCCAGAGCGCGAAGTCGGCCGGGTGCTGCTTTTCGGTGCCCACCAAGGCTCGATCACCTGCGCCCTCGACCAGTTCGTCGATGCTCTGGTGAGCGAGCAGCCCGTAGCCCTCGACCTGTTGGACGGCGAGGTAGATGCCGTCGGAGGTGACGTAGGCTCGCTCCCGTTCGATCAACGCGGCGATGAGCTGCACCATCTGGTCGACGTACTCGGTGGCGTGTGGGGTGTGATCGGGGCGGAGGACGTTGATGCGCTCCATCGCGTCGAACCAGACCCGCTCGAACTCGGCCGTGACCTCCTGCCACGGGCGACCCTCCTCGGCCGCTCGCTGGATGATCTTGTCCTCGATGTCGGTGATGTTCGAGACGAACTCGACGTCGTAGCCACGGAAGACCAGGTAGCGACGGAGGATGTCGTAGGACAGCGCCATGCGGCCGTGCCCGAGATGCGGCGGAGCGTAGACCGTGGGACCGCAGACGTAGATCGAGACCTTGCCGGGATCGCGGAGTTCGAGGGGAACCACCGAGCGTCGTGCGGTGTCGTAGAGCCTGATCATCCCCTCACGGTACCCTTTGCCCACGATGACCTCCGCGACTTCTCTGCCCGAGCTCCCCACTGCCTACCAGCCGGCCGACACCGAGGCTGCGGTGCTCG
This window encodes:
- the cysS gene encoding cysteine--tRNA ligase, coding for MIRLYDTARRSVVPLELRDPGKVSIYVCGPTVYAPPHLGHGRMALSYDILRRYLVFRGYDVEFVSNITDIEDKIIQRAAEEGRPWQEVTAEFERVWFDAMERINVLRPDHTPHATEYVDQMVQLIAALIERERAYVTSDGIYLAVQQVEGYGLLAHQSIDELVEGAGDRALVGTEKQHPADFALWKFTKEGEPSWPSPWGDGRPGWHTECVVMSLDLLGEGFDLHTGGLDLAFPHHENERAQAIAVDRPFAKHWMHNGFVELEGEKMSKSLGNVTNLLDLTEQYDQRAYRLLVLQSHYRSPIEITDTTLNNAEAALGRLDAFGRRTAALGGDPDPAAVERFTSVMDDDLDTPGAVDQMFRLVRETNSALDAGNDDAAATAAAGALLIADTLGLVINTGGADVPPEVQALAEERQAARAAKDFARSDAIRDQLAGDGWIIEDSPDGPIVRPA